In the Bos taurus isolate L1 Dominette 01449 registration number 42190680 breed Hereford chromosome 21, ARS-UCD2.0, whole genome shotgun sequence genome, one interval contains:
- the LOC132343336 gene encoding endogenous retrovirus group K member 19 Gag polyprotein-like yields MERPLKISTGKSFRHLIGVKMGNVESAEHYCPYICLLRQLLKVGGVSISEGQLLELLQAVDKYCCWFPSIGTLVLKAWEKIGAELKKEYAKGTPLPVSIWSTWALIKSVLELLQTSDSSDESDDDSFEKPQSPEYVKPEGKGKPSAKPAPSAPKEGDEGFFSPPPSHCSPSLPPAFAGNIFSQESMPTPRLSSIQKGILQAQREGDLEAFCTTSPMTIHESVALGVDPNNPNGVYEAVREPFPFKILKELKQAIQNYGVNSPFTVEIVQSVAEGNRLIPADWLALAKTVLTPGEFRQFRTWWQDHAETLAAHNQTHNIPISLEQLMGIGPWGRVQDQIRMNDQAIKQLRSCCLRAWEKIQSISQTSVSFQKVVQGPKEPYTEFIAQLQEAISQQVTDAKAADILLQLLAYNNANIDCKKVMNAFKGKASLNDYVKLCQGVGTESFKGDLLAQAMARLQLPKFPSTCFNCGKPGHTRVECKFKKGNFQKGNSQKGNVPSLCPKCKKGNHWANQCRSKFHKDGAPLLGNGSQGKLPAPSNKGACPVQTPQVSSPTTPANNNNGQNCGDPRTKEQMKPRRVLQCRNGKTRPLSSFPPPSCNY; encoded by the coding sequence ATGGAGCGGCCTCTGAAAATCTCCACTGGTAAGTCTTTCAGGCATTTAATCGGGGTTAAAATGGGAAATGTTGAGAGTGCAGAACACTACTGCCCGTATATTTGTTTATTAAGACAGCTCTTGAAAGTGGGAGGAGTTTCTATTAGTGAAGGGCAATTATTAGAATTGTTACAAGCAGTGGATAAATACTGCTGCTGGTTCCCATCAATAGGGACCTTAGTTTTAAAAGCCTGGGAAAAGATTGGAGCTGAGTTAAAGAAAGAATATGCGAAAGGAACTCCGCTCCCTGTTTCTATTTGGAGTACGTGGGCATTAATTAAGTCAGTACTGGAACTTTTACAGACTTCTGATTCTTCTGATGAAAGTGATGATGACTCTTTTGAAAAGCCTCAAAGTCCAGAGTATGTGAAGCCAGAGGGAAAGGGCAAGCCATCTGCAAAACCCGCTCCCTCAGCTCCCAAGGAGGGTGATGAGGGATTTTTTTCTCCACCTCCTTCCCACTGTTCTCCATCCCTACCACCTGCTTTTGCAGGAAACATTTTCAGTCAAGAGTCTATGCCCACTCCTCGCCTTTCATCCATACAGAAAGGAATTTTACAAGCACAACGGGAAGGAGATTTAGAGGCTTTTTGTACTACCTCTCCTATGACTATTCATGAGAGTGTAGCTCTTGGTGTTGATCCTAACAACCCTAATGGAGTCTATGAGGCTGTTCGTGagccttttccttttaaaatcctaaaggaattaAAACAAGCAATACAAAATTATGGTGTAAATTCCCCGTTCACGGTAGAAATAGTTCAGAGTGTGGCAGAGGGCAATCGCCTCATTCCAGCAGATTGGTTGGCATTAGCAAAAACAGTCTTGACCCCAGGGGAGTTTCGTCAGTTCAGAACTTGGTGGCAGGATCATGCTGAGACTCTGGCTGCACACAATCAGACTCATAATATCCCTATTTCCTTGGAACAACTTATGGGGATAGGTCCATGGGGGAGAGTGCAAGATCAAATACGTATGAATGATCAAGCCATAAAACAATTGCGAAGCTGTTGCTTGAGGGCCTGGGAGAAAATACAGTCAATAAGCCAGACTTCTGTTTCCTTTCAAAAAGTTGTCCAGGGGCCTAAGGAGCCCTATACTGAATTTATTGCCCAATTACAAGAGGCAATCTCCCAGCAAGTCACAGATGCCAAGGCAGCAGACATCTTATTACAATTGTTGGCTTACAATAATGCTAACATTGATTGCAAAAAAGTAATGAACGCTTTCAAAGGAAAAGCTAGTTTAAATGATTATGTTAAGCTATGCCAGGGAGTGGGAACCGAATCCTTTAAAGGGGATTTATTAGCTCAAGCTATGGCTAGATTACAACTTCCTAAATTCCCCAGCACTTGTTTTAATTGTGGGAAACCTGGACATACTAGGGTTGAATGTAAGTTCAAAAAAGGGAACTTTCAAAAAGGTAATTCACAAAAGGGGAATGTCCCCAGCCTCTGCCCAAAATGtaaaaaaggaaatcattggGCAAATCAATGTCGTTCTAAATTTCATAAGGATGGCGCCCCCCTTTTGGGAAACGGCTCCCAGGGCAAGCTCCCAGCCCCATCAAACAAGGGAGCCTGTCCTGTTCAGACTCCACAGGTGTCTTCCCCAACTACTCCTGCCAACAACAATAATGGTCAGAattgtggtgacccaaggacgaAAGAGCAGAtgaaaccaaggagggtcttgcaatgcaggaatggaaaaaccagacccttgtcgtctttccctcccccttcttgtaactattaa